From one Populus alba chromosome 17, ASM523922v2, whole genome shotgun sequence genomic stretch:
- the LOC118031814 gene encoding transcription initiation factor TFIID subunit 1 isoform X1 — protein sequence MDGEGHCCFVLGHGVVIDIDDDEEYEEVGGNRFLGFMFGNVDNSGDLDADYLDEDAKEHLAALADKLGSSLTEIDLSVKSHQTSTDAAEQDYDAKAEDAVDYEDFDEQYEGPETQGVSEEDYLLSKKNYILSESSLQPPTSDNEDYDEDVEEELEKEPVVSDKILEFQTASLSGQQDVGVVSGVGVEKSSQDDVELGSMDSESSDAKSEDIHEEEVDHVEGPLDGKGPSPLPILFIEDGMEILKFSEIFSIHEPSKKGKKRDHRYSIFKEKYTSMDASDIVEEDEEVFLKDSGQLFPSHLLVNQHDISILSEDAAELARFGTVHGAIKTSVQIEEQRKNSYLSAEPMNKEVEWKSPVHSKFYPLDQQDWQERILWDNSPAISDNSVESFDLSGPDTGSSFIRESEQVTSPQNRCSELPVELNENTSNFLWNRSSVLLESFGSEDSSEPGNLPFSESRCHPQLLRLESQMEVDSSSHVDDRRENNSAELHESDAVRRFSKLTLQNRDLMEGSWLDNIIWEPNETNINPKLILDLQDKQMLFEILDHRDSKHLQLHAGAMIITRTLKQRVSHELLGHGNRSGWQFNIANDKFYMNRKISQQLQSNSNKRTAYGIKIHHSAPAIKLQTMKLKLSNKDLANFHRPKALWYPHDHEVAVKERGKLPTVGPMKIILKSLGGKGSKVHVDAEETVSSVKAKASKKLDFKPSETVKIFYLGKELEDHMSLAAQNVQPNSLLHLVRTKIHLWPRAQKIPGENKSLRPPGAFKKKSDLSVKDGHIFLMEYCEERPLLLSNVGMGANLRTYYQKSSPGDQAGISLRNEKRSLGNVVILEQTDKSPFLGDIKAGCSQSSLETNMYKAPIFPHKVPPTDYLLVRSAKGKLCLRRIDRVAVIGQQEPLMEVLAPASKNLQAYFINRLLLYLYREFRAAEKCGTLPWIRADELSAHFPSIPETILRKKLKECAVLRFAQCIALHGMFNMQKDANGHLFWAKKRDFIIPSEEELKKMVLPENVCAYESMQAGLYRLKHLGITKLTLPASVSTAMSQLPDEAIALAAASHIERELQITPWSLSSNFVACTNQDRANIERLEITGVGDPSGRGLGFSYVRAAPKAPMSNAMMKKKAGAGRGGSTVTGTDADLRRLSMEAAREVLLKFNVPDEQIAKQTRWHRIAMIRKLSSEQASCGVKVDPTTISKYARGQRMSFLQLQQQTREKCQEIWDRQVQSLSALDGDEIESDSEANSDLDSFAGDLENLLDAEEFEGDESNYESKHDKGDCVKGIKMRRRPSQAQAEEEFEDEAAEAAELCRLLMDDDEAEQKKKRKIKTGCVNAVLAPKKPSFVDNVHRGKKMNKTQPSGSYTPKENSIRDSKEVETLFMKGKASEKVNTVKKNVSVSNTPPLKAKVIMADGLNHIFKEKKSAREKFVCGACGQLGHMKTNKNCPKYGKEPETPVETTDLEKASRKSTSQDLLNVSQHKLQKKRMVSKSATKVEVSEGEKSSLAKSLPVKFKCGSTEKFSDKPADGAADHSDQPTTSDVRPVSSDIDTGSRSTAKVNKIKIFNKAKPENIQVESHKPSIVIRPPMDIERSQIESHKPSIVIRPPTYTDRNHVDPHKPSIVIRPPAEKDREKSQKKIVIRQSKEIFDPDRVSQDGRTGREHRKTKKIAELSSFEKHGKTMHFSRESAKRKAEDRRWWEEEEKRRTAERLREERERRIHAEEMRSLEEQEKLADIKRYTETIRWDWDEEERQKAKKKKKKKMKMKMKMKKPEISDDYLDDYRGARNGRRMPERDRGAKRRPVVDVGTSGADYTPATKRRRVGEVGLANILEGIVDALKDRVEVSYLFLKPVPKKEAPDYLDIVKRPMDLSTIRDKARKMEYKDRNEFRHDMWQIAYNAHVYNDGRNPGIPPLADQLLELCDYLLMEKQESLSEAEAGI from the exons ATGGACGGTGAAGGGCATTGTTGTTTTGTACTCGGACACGGTGTTGTAATAGATATAG ATGATGACGAGGAATATGAGGAAGTTGGTGGTAACCGATTTTTGGGTTTTATGTTTGGGAATGTTGATAATTCTGGTGATCTTGATGCTGATTACCTTGATGAG GATGCAAAGGAGCATCTTGCCGCATTAGCTGACAAGTTGGGTTCGTCGCTAACAGAAATTGAT TTGTCAGTGAAGTCACACCAAACATCCACTGATGCTGCAGAACAAG ATTATGATGCAAAGGCTGAAGATGCCGTTGATTACGAAGACTTTGATGAACAATACGAAGGGCCTGAGACTCAAGGTGTCAGTGAGGAGGACTACTTGTTGtcaaaaaagaattatattttgTCTGAATCCTCATTGCAGCCTCCTACATCCGACAATGAAGATTATGATGAGGATGTGGAAGAGGAACTTGAAAAGGAACCTGTCGTTTCGGATAAAATTCTTGAATTTCAAACTGCCTCTCTATCAG GTCAGCAAGATGTTGGAGTAGTTTCAGGAGTAGGAGTAGAGAAGTCTTCTCAGGATGATGTAGAACTTGGTTCCATGGATTCTGAAAGTTCTGATGCTAAATCAGAAGATATTCATGAG GAGGAAGTTGATCATGTCGAGGGGCCTCTAGATGGTAAAGGTCCCAGTCCACTTCCTATTTTGTTTATAGAAGATGGGATGGAGATCTTAAAGTTTTCTGAAATATTTTCTATCCATGAACCttcgaagaaaggaaaaaaaagagatcacAGATATTCCATTTTCAAAG AGAAGTATACATCTATGGATGCTTCTGATATTGTTGAAGAGGATGAAGAGGTGTTTTTAAAGGACTCTGGTCAACTGTTTCCATCACATTTGCTTGTAAATCAACATGACATCTCAATCTTGAGCGAAGATGCTGCAGAATTAGCAAGATTTGGAACTGTTCATGGAGCTATTAAAACGTCTGTTCAAATTGAGGAACAAAGAAAGAACTCTTATCTTAGTGCTGAACCAATGAACAAGGAAGTGGAATGGAAGTCTCCAGTGCATTCAAAATTCTACCCCCTTGATCAGCAAGACTGGCAAGAGAGAATTCTTTGGGACAATTCCCCAGCTATCAGTGACAACTCTGTAGAGAGTTTTGATCTCTCGGGACCTGACACTGGATCTTCATTTATTAGGGAAAGTGAACAAGTGACTAGTCCACAAAATCGTTGTTCGGAGCTCCCAGTGGAGTTAAATGAGAACACCAGTAACTTTCTTTGGAACAGGTCTTCTGTTCTCTTGGAGTCCTTTGGCTCAGAAGACTCTTCAGAACCTGGAAATCTTCCATTCTCAGAAAGCAGATGCCATCCACAACTTCTGAGATTGGAATCTCAGATGGAAGTGGATAGCTCTAGTCATGTTGATGATAGAAGAGAGAATAATAGTGCTGAGCTTCATGAAAGTGATGCTGTAAGGCGTTTCAGCAAGCTCACATTGCAAAATAGAGATTTGATGGAAGGATCTTGGTTAGATAATATAATATGGGAACCAAATGAAACTAACATAAATCCTAAGCTGATTCTTGATCTTCAAGATAAGCAGATGCTCTTCGAAATTTTGGATCACAGGGATAGTAAGCATCTTCAACTTCACGCGGGGGCAATGATCATAACTCGAACCCTAAAGCAAAGGGTTTCTCATGAGCTGCTAGGCCATGGAAATCGATCTGGTTGGCAATTCAACATTGCTAATGACAAATTCTACATGAACAGGAAAATTTCTCAGcaattgcaatcaaattctaaTAAACGAACTGCATATGGCATTAAAATACATCACTCTGCGCCTGCGATAAAGCTTCAGACAATGAAATTGAAGTTGAGCAA TAAAGATTTAGCTAATTTTCATCGACCTAAAGCTTTATGGTATCCCCATGACCATGAGGTGGCTGTCAAAGAACGAGGGAAGCTACCTACAGTAGGACcaatgaaaattatattaaagagCTTAGGGGGCAAAGGAAGTAAGGTACATGTGGATGCTGAGGAAACTGTCTCTTCTGTCAAAGCAAAAGCTTCAAAAAAGCTAG aTTTCAAGCCGTCAGAAACTGTGAAGATATTTTATTTGGGGAAGGAGCTTGAAGACCACATGTCTCTTGCTGCTCAAAATGTTCAGCCAAACTCCTTGCTTCATCTAGTTCGTACAAAAATTCATTTGTGGCCAAGGGCACAAAAGATTCCAGGTGAAAACAAGTCTCTGCGCCCTCCAGGGGCATTTAAGAAGAAATCTGACCTTTCTGTAAAAGATGGTCACATTTTCCTAATGGA GTATTGTGAGGAAAGACCTTTGTTGTTAAGCAATGTTGGTATGGGTGCTAATCTCCGTACTTACTATCAGAAGTCAAGCCCAGGTGATCAAGCTGGCATCTCATTGCGTAATGAAAAAAGAAGCTTGGGTAATGTTGTGATACTGGAGCAGACTGATAAATCCCCTTTCCTTGGAGACATCAAAGCTGGCTGCAGTCAGTCATCTCTTGAAACAAACATGTATAAAGCACCCATATTTCCCCACAAGGTGCCACCTACTGACTATTTGTTGGTTCGTTCTGCAAAAGGAAAGCTTTGTTTAAGACGCATTGACAGGGTTGCTGTCATTGGACAACAG GAGCCCCTGATGGAGGTTTTAGCTCCTGCTTCTAAGAATCTTCAGGCATATTTCATAAATAGGCTATTGCTGTATCTTTATCGTGAGTTCCGAGCTGCTGAAAAGTGTGGCACACTTCCTTGGATACGTGCAGATGAGCTATCTGCTCATTTTCCAAGCATTCCAGAGACCATCTTACGAAAGAAGCTCAAGGAGTGTGCTGTTTTACGG TTTGCCCAATGTATTGCTTTACATGGAATGTTCAACATGCAGAAGGATGCAAATGGACACTTGTTTTGGGCCAAGAAGCGTGATTTCATCATTCCATCTGAAGAGGAATTGAAAAAGATGGTCTTACCAGAGAAT GTCTGTGCTTATGAAAGCATGCAAGCTGGTCTGTATCGTCTTAAACATTTGGGGATTACGAAGCTAACGCTTCCTGCTAGTGTTTCGACTGCAATGAGTCAGCTCCCTGACGAAGCGATAGCTCTGGCTGCTGCGTCGCATATTGAGAGGGAACTGCAGATAACTCCATGGAGCCTGAGCAGTAATTTTGTTGCTTGTACAAACCAg GATAGGGCAAACATTGAGCGTCTTGAAATTACTGGTGTTGGTGATCCTTCTGGCCGGGGCTTAGGATTTAGCTATGTTCGTGCTGCTCCAAAGGCACCAATGTCAAATGCAATGATGAAGAAAAAGGCAGGTGCTGGTCGAGGAGGTTCCACTGTTACAGGGACAGATGCAGACCTACGTAGATTGAGCATGGAGGCTGCAAGAGAG GTGCTTCTGAAGTTCAATGTACCTGACGAGCAGATTGCAAAACAGACAAGGTGGCATCGTATTGCCATGATACGCAAGCTATCAAGTGAACAAGCTTCATGTGGGGTCAAGGTGGATCCAACAACTATCAGCAAGTATGCACGTGGCCAACGAATGTCCTTTCTTCAGCTACAACAACAGACAAGAGAAAAGTGCCAAGAAATTTGGGATCGCCAAGTTCAATCTCTTTCAGCATTGGAtggtgatgaaattgaaagcgaTTCTGAAGCAAATAGTGATCTGGATTCCTTTGCCGGAGACCTAGAAAACTTGCTTGATGCAGAGGAATTTGAAGGGGACGAAAGTAATTATGAGTCTAAGCATGACAAAGGAGATTGTGTAAAGGGGATAAAAATGAGAAGACGCCCATCACAAGCTCAGGCAGAAGAAGAATTTGAAGATGAAGCTGCTGAGGCTGCTGAACTATGCAGATTGCTTATGGATG ATGATGAGGCtgagcagaaaaagaaaaggaaaataaaaactgGTTGTGTTAATGCAGTATTGGCACCTAAAAAACCAAGTTTTGTTGACAATGTTCACCGGGGTAAGAAAATGAACAAAACCCAACCCAGTGGATCATATACACCTAAAGAGAACAGCATCAGAGACTCAAAGGAG GTAGAAACACTGTTTATGAAAGGGAAAGCATCTGAGAAGGTGAATACAGTGAAAAAGAATGTCAGCGTCTCTAACACTCCTCCATTGAAAGCAAAAGTAATAATGGCTGATGGACTTAATCAC ATTTTCAAGGAAAAGAAATCAGCAAGAGAGAAATTCGTATGTGGAGCATGTGGACAG ctaGGACACATGAAGACCAATAAAAACTGCCCTAAGTATGGAAAGGAGCCTGAAACACCGGTAGAAACTACAGATTTGGAAAAGGCTTCCCGAAAATCCACTTCTCAGGATCTCTTGAATGTGTCCCAGCATAAGTTGCAGAAGAAAAGGATGGTCTCCAAAAGTGCAACCAAAGTTGAAGTTTCCGAGGGTGAGAAATCTAGTTTAGCAAAATCTCTTCCAGTGAAGTTCAAGTGTGGTTCCACGGAGAAATTCTCTGATAAACCTGCTGATGGAGCTGCAGATCATTCTGATCAACCTACAACTTCCGATGTCCGACCAGTCAGTTCTGATATTGATACTGGGAGTAGGTCTACTGCTAAggttaataaaatcaaaatttttaacaaGGCAAAACCTGAAAACATACAGGTTGAATCACATAAGCCCTCTATTGTGATACGACCTCCAATGGATATAGAGAGAAGCCAAATTGAATCACATAAGCCCTCTATTGTTATACGACCGCCAACATACACAgacagaaatcatgttgatcCTCATAAACCCTCCATTGTGATACGTCCGCCAGCTGAGAAAGATAGAGAAAAGagtcaaaagaaaattgttATCAGACAGTCCAAAGAGATTTTTGATCCGGACAGGGTCAGTCAGGATGGAAGAACTGGTCGTGAGCATCGGAAGACTAAAAAAATTGCTGAACTATCCAGTTTTGAGAAGCATGGTAAAACCATGCATTTTTCCAGAGAGTCAGCTAAGAGAAAAGCTGAGGACAGAAGATGGTGggaagaggaggagaagaggAGAACTGCTGAGAGactgagagaagagagagaaaggaggaTTCATGCAGAAGAAATGAGGTCACTTGAAGAACAGGAAAAATTAGCTGACATTAAAAGATACACTGAAACCATCAGATGGGATTGGGATGAAGAAGAACGCCAAAAagctaagaagaagaagaagaagaagatgaagatgaagatgaagatgaaaaaGCCTGAAATCAGTGATGATTACTTGGATGACTACAGGGGAGCTAGAAATGGCAGAAGAATGCCAGAAAGAGATCGGGGTGCAAAAAGACGACCTGTTGTTGATGTGGGGACATCTGGTGCTGATTATACTCCAGCAACAAAGCGTCGTAGAGTTGGAGAG GTTGGCTTGGCAAACATCTTGGAAGGTATTGTGGATGCTCTTAAAGATAGGGTGGAAGTGTCCTATCTTTTCTTGAAACCTGTCCCCAAGAAGGAGGCTCCTGATTACTTGGACATCGTAAAACGCCCCATGGATCTTTCAACTATTAGGGACAAGGCGAGGAAGATGGAATACAAGGATCGAAATGAGTTCAGACACGATATGTGGCAGATTGCCTACAATGCCCATGTATACAACGACGGGCGGAACCCTGGTATTCCTCCTCTTGCAGACCAGCTTTTGGAACTTTGTGATTACCTGTTGATGGAGAAACAGGAGAGCTTATCTGAAGCTGAAGCTGGTATTTGA